A part of Gramella sp. MAR_2010_147 genomic DNA contains:
- a CDS encoding ATP-binding protein, producing the protein MAEHNRYPERVDLSSCEKEPIHIIGSTQSYGVVIACDKFTGRIIQIGENCKEFFNVPAEDLLGKELDVILGVELSRKILSAVFEDHAFKVEETCINDKEFVVIPHVNSTNFILDIEPISAKADNFDFQKGLSSLLNTLSVSQDAEELCRDAAKITKSIFGYDRVMIYKFDEEWNGQVIAEELNEEMESWLGLQYPASDIPKQARQLFLKNRVRIISDVNYSPVKIIPRLSPETNEPLDLTNSKLRGVSPIHIEYLQNMKVGASLTAALLSNGKLWGLLTCHHYQPKFINYYQRQTCEFLIQIFSNELSLKNSKSFISNIEKLDALTLELINQIHLEANINRGLRSSATKITDLLECGGAAIILNGKIKLVGKTPDKKDIKKLVRDFLAKKKESLFHTKQLQQFYPMAENFKESGSGILSLRLGQSESDFLIWFRPEVIKTVEWGGNPENKATYNEEKERLTPRKSFEKWTEQLTGISHPWQDFEISGARKLGESVSYVILENQKKEIDNLNKQLVDAHNELELFSQGLSHDLKAPLRGIDGYAHVLKEDHYTDLHKEGQMAVDTILSSAEKMRELIDNILSFAGVSNQDVHRNLNSPNTMIGEILVSFNLKSNYPKTEIIVEENMPKLVGDRRMLSQVWSNLITNALKYSEKNEKPRIEIGTRIHDRRTIYFVKDNGIGFDPKYKEEIFNLFSRHSGDDYQGTGIGLAIVKKIIEKHNGKIWAEAKEKSGSVFYFYV; encoded by the coding sequence ATGGCTGAACATAATAGGTACCCCGAAAGAGTGGATCTTTCCAGTTGTGAAAAAGAACCAATCCATATTATTGGAAGTACCCAGTCCTATGGCGTAGTGATCGCCTGTGATAAATTCACCGGTAGAATCATTCAGATTGGTGAAAATTGTAAGGAATTTTTTAATGTTCCTGCAGAAGACCTTTTGGGTAAAGAACTTGATGTAATATTAGGTGTCGAACTCTCTCGTAAAATTCTTTCAGCGGTTTTTGAAGATCATGCTTTTAAAGTTGAAGAAACATGCATTAATGATAAGGAGTTTGTAGTGATTCCCCATGTGAATAGTACAAACTTTATTCTGGATATCGAACCCATCAGTGCCAAAGCTGATAATTTTGATTTTCAAAAAGGACTTAGTAGTTTATTGAATACCCTCAGTGTTTCTCAAGATGCAGAAGAATTATGCAGGGATGCAGCAAAGATCACCAAGTCTATCTTTGGCTATGATAGGGTGATGATCTATAAGTTTGATGAGGAATGGAATGGACAGGTCATAGCTGAAGAACTTAATGAAGAAATGGAAAGCTGGCTTGGGTTGCAATATCCTGCAAGTGATATTCCAAAACAGGCCCGACAATTATTTTTAAAGAATCGAGTTCGAATTATTTCTGATGTGAACTATTCTCCGGTGAAGATCATTCCGCGGCTTTCACCTGAAACCAATGAACCCCTGGACCTAACGAATTCAAAATTGCGTGGCGTCTCTCCCATACATATAGAGTACCTCCAAAATATGAAAGTGGGAGCTTCATTAACAGCAGCTTTATTAAGCAATGGAAAGCTATGGGGATTATTAACCTGTCACCATTATCAGCCAAAATTTATCAATTATTACCAGCGACAAACTTGTGAATTTCTTATTCAGATATTTTCAAATGAATTATCGTTAAAGAATTCAAAAAGCTTTATTTCTAATATTGAAAAGCTGGATGCTTTAACCCTGGAACTTATAAATCAAATTCATCTGGAGGCTAATATCAATCGGGGTTTAAGATCTTCAGCAACTAAAATTACAGATCTGCTTGAATGTGGTGGAGCTGCTATTATCTTAAATGGAAAAATCAAGCTTGTAGGCAAAACACCAGATAAAAAGGATATTAAAAAGTTGGTAAGGGATTTTCTGGCAAAAAAGAAGGAGAGTCTTTTCCATACAAAGCAGCTTCAGCAGTTTTATCCAATGGCTGAGAATTTCAAGGAATCTGGATCTGGAATTTTAAGTTTAAGACTAGGCCAGAGCGAAAGCGATTTTTTGATTTGGTTTAGACCAGAAGTGATCAAAACAGTAGAATGGGGAGGAAATCCAGAAAATAAAGCTACTTATAATGAAGAAAAAGAGCGTTTAACGCCTCGTAAGTCATTTGAGAAATGGACAGAGCAATTAACAGGAATTTCTCATCCCTGGCAGGACTTTGAAATTAGTGGAGCCAGAAAACTTGGGGAAAGCGTTAGTTATGTGATTCTGGAAAATCAGAAAAAGGAGATAGATAATCTAAATAAACAATTGGTAGATGCGCATAATGAGCTGGAATTGTTCAGTCAGGGACTATCTCATGATCTTAAAGCGCCTCTAAGAGGAATTGATGGATACGCCCACGTTTTAAAAGAAGATCATTATACCGATCTTCATAAAGAAGGACAAATGGCTGTTGATACTATTTTAAGTTCGGCTGAAAAAATGCGGGAACTTATTGATAATATACTTTCTTTCGCGGGAGTTTCCAATCAGGATGTTCATAGGAATTTGAACTCTCCTAATACTATGATCGGGGAAATACTTGTTTCTTTCAATCTAAAGTCAAATTATCCAAAAACTGAAATTATAGTGGAAGAAAATATGCCCAAACTGGTCGGGGACAGGCGAATGTTAAGCCAGGTTTGGTCTAATCTTATTACCAATGCGCTAAAATATAGTGAAAAGAACGAAAAACCGAGGATAGAGATTGGAACCAGAATACATGATAGAAGAACCATCTATTTTGTAAAAGATAACGGTATTGGTTTTGATCCAAAATACAAAGAAGAGATCTTTAATTTATTTTCCAGACATTCTGGAGATGATTACCAGGGAACAGGAATAGGCTTAGCTATAGTGAAAAAGATCATTGAAAAACATAATGGTAAAATCTGGGCTGAGGCTAAAGAGAAATCAGGCTCTGTCTTTTACTTTTACGTTTAA
- a CDS encoding pseudouridine synthase: MHKHFKIYKPYGYLSQFITNQKPGGKHKLLGDLYNFPANTMAIGRLDKDSEGLLLLTTNGKLSTKITAGNSEKEYHVQLDGVITDDAIAELRKGVDISIFGNPYRTLECDVKKLEKRPTFPQRAKKIRDERHGPTSWISITLTEGKFRQVKKMTAAVGFPTLRLVRVRIGNEKIETMDAGEVRSLEKIAL; this comes from the coding sequence ATGCATAAACATTTCAAGATCTATAAGCCTTATGGCTATTTAAGCCAGTTCATTACAAATCAGAAACCAGGCGGGAAACATAAATTGCTTGGTGATCTATATAATTTTCCAGCAAATACTATGGCTATTGGCAGACTGGATAAAGATTCTGAAGGCTTATTACTACTTACCACCAATGGAAAATTAAGTACTAAGATCACTGCCGGAAATAGCGAAAAAGAATACCACGTACAACTTGATGGAGTCATAACCGATGATGCCATTGCCGAATTAAGGAAAGGTGTAGACATTAGTATTTTTGGAAATCCTTACAGAACACTGGAATGTGATGTGAAAAAATTAGAGAAAAGACCAACATTTCCTCAGCGGGCGAAAAAAATTAGAGATGAACGCCACGGACCTACCAGCTGGATAAGTATTACTCTCACTGAAGGAAAATTTAGACAGGTAAAAAAAATGACGGCAGCAGTGGGGTTTCCCACTTTACGACTGGTGAGAGTACGCATTGGAAACGAAAAAATTGAAACTATGGATGCTGGTGAGGTACGCTCACTCGAAAAAATAGCTCTCTAA
- a CDS encoding biliverdin-producing heme oxygenase, protein MEILNKLREETAVLHQEIEADNIAGKILGHSIDIEEYKLLLFQNYIAYKTSGKEIKKFIPEFGLDKARRLQQDLNKLEVTELNCDLEFSCNSEAEAIGAAYVVEGSAMGGMLIGKEVKNCNSLSSIPDQLFFNGERSGMTGWNEYLKFLRSREFTQDEINTATQKAKETFLLFKAAFNLKLSSC, encoded by the coding sequence ATGGAGATATTAAATAAGTTACGCGAGGAAACTGCAGTTTTACATCAGGAAATTGAAGCAGATAATATTGCCGGCAAAATTTTGGGTCACTCCATAGATATTGAGGAATATAAACTTCTGCTTTTTCAAAATTATATCGCTTATAAAACCTCAGGGAAAGAGATAAAAAAGTTCATTCCAGAATTTGGTTTAGATAAAGCCAGAAGACTACAGCAGGATCTTAATAAACTTGAAGTTACAGAGCTGAACTGTGATCTGGAATTCAGTTGTAACTCAGAAGCAGAAGCCATTGGTGCCGCTTACGTAGTTGAAGGCTCCGCAATGGGTGGAATGTTGATAGGTAAAGAAGTAAAAAATTGTAACTCCTTAAGTTCAATTCCAGACCAGCTTTTTTTTAACGGTGAACGCAGTGGTATGACTGGGTGGAATGAGTATTTAAAATTCCTCAGGTCCAGAGAATTTACTCAGGACGAAATTAATACAGCTACACAAAAGGCAAAAGAGACGTTTTTATTATTTAAAGCAGCTTTTAACCTAAAGCTTTCAAGCTGTTAA
- the ggt gene encoding gamma-glutamyltransferase, protein MSDFSKFFLGLFIFFSFSFQLGAQGGRIPVSAKKGMVVSSHYLASQVGKDILSQGGTAIDASIATAFALSVTLPAAGNIGGGGFLVYHAGDGETTTFNFREKAPLAATRRMYLDKNGNVKDNTNHDGLLSVGVPGTVSGLFMAHQKFGKLPWKKLLQPAINLAENGFAISPVIEDFSNWVFENKDEYESTARIFLKKDGTPFTAGDILIQKDLSETLKRIRDKGADGFYMGKTASLIADFMRSNGGIITKKDLKEYRAEEMEPIKGTYRTYDIIGMPPPSSGGTAIVEMLNILEGFDLTNEGHNSAQSLHYITEAMRRAFADRALYLGDPDFNEQMPLDKITSKEYANKLRSTILKQKATPSDSANFNKAHLTYESTETTHLSVVDSMGNAVSLTYTLEQSYGSKIVVEGAGFLLNNEMGDFNAIPGYTDTKGRIGTKPNQIEPGKRMLSSMSPVIVAKDGKPVIVIGSPGGRTIINTVLQVILNMVDYDMDIAKAIESPRFHHQWLPDVTYFEEWGFSPDTQRLYNEMGHEFEIRNTQGRAMGISIDPETGMLEGAADSRSYDGKAVGY, encoded by the coding sequence ATGAGTGATTTCTCCAAATTTTTTCTGGGCCTTTTTATTTTCTTCTCTTTTAGTTTTCAACTTGGTGCACAGGGAGGAAGAATCCCTGTTTCTGCTAAGAAAGGGATGGTTGTTAGCAGTCATTATTTAGCTTCACAGGTTGGTAAAGATATCCTGTCTCAGGGAGGAACTGCAATTGATGCCAGCATCGCAACGGCTTTTGCATTATCTGTTACTCTGCCGGCAGCTGGAAATATTGGTGGCGGTGGATTTCTCGTGTATCACGCAGGAGATGGTGAAACAACTACTTTTAATTTTAGAGAGAAAGCACCCCTTGCTGCAACCCGCAGGATGTATCTGGATAAAAATGGAAATGTAAAAGATAACACCAATCATGATGGCCTTTTATCTGTTGGTGTTCCCGGAACGGTGAGCGGATTGTTCATGGCTCACCAGAAATTCGGAAAATTACCCTGGAAAAAATTATTACAGCCAGCGATTAATCTTGCCGAAAACGGATTTGCGATTAGCCCTGTAATTGAGGATTTTTCTAATTGGGTCTTTGAAAATAAAGATGAATATGAGTCCACTGCCAGGATCTTTCTTAAAAAAGACGGAACTCCCTTTACAGCCGGGGATATATTAATTCAAAAAGATCTATCTGAAACGTTAAAGCGAATCCGGGATAAGGGAGCAGATGGATTTTATATGGGGAAAACAGCAAGTTTGATTGCAGATTTTATGAGATCTAATGGTGGAATCATTACTAAGAAAGATCTCAAAGAGTATAGAGCTGAGGAAATGGAGCCCATTAAAGGCACTTATCGTACTTATGATATTATCGGCATGCCACCACCAAGCTCGGGTGGGACAGCGATTGTAGAAATGCTGAATATTCTGGAAGGTTTTGACTTGACAAATGAAGGACATAATTCTGCCCAAAGTCTTCATTATATCACTGAAGCAATGCGAAGAGCCTTTGCAGATAGAGCATTGTATCTTGGAGATCCTGATTTTAATGAGCAGATGCCATTAGATAAGATCACCTCAAAAGAATATGCGAATAAGCTTAGAAGTACCATTTTAAAACAAAAGGCGACACCCAGTGATTCTGCCAATTTTAACAAAGCCCACCTTACCTATGAAAGTACTGAAACCACACATTTATCTGTTGTAGACTCCATGGGAAATGCGGTTTCTCTTACCTATACCCTGGAGCAGTCTTATGGTTCAAAAATAGTGGTGGAGGGTGCTGGCTTTCTTCTGAATAATGAAATGGGTGATTTTAATGCGATCCCTGGATATACAGATACCAAAGGAAGAATAGGGACCAAACCAAACCAGATTGAGCCGGGTAAGCGTATGCTTTCCAGTATGAGTCCTGTAATTGTAGCCAAAGATGGAAAGCCGGTGATTGTAATTGGTTCACCTGGAGGAAGAACCATTATAAATACGGTGCTGCAGGTAATTCTTAACATGGTTGATTATGATATGGATATCGCTAAAGCAATTGAATCTCCCAGGTTTCATCATCAATGGTTACCAGATGTCACTTATTTTGAAGAGTGGGGTTTTTCACCAGATACTCAAAGATTATATAATGAAATGGGTCATGAATTTGAAATTAGGAATACACAGGGCAGGGCCATGGGAATTTCTATAGATCCTGAGACAGGGATGTTAGAAGGAGCTGCAGATAGTAGAAGTTATGATGGAAAGGCTGTAGGATATTAG
- the proB gene encoding glutamate 5-kinase, with translation MDKKRRIVVKVGTNVMTNKDNRILGPVLKSLVRQIATLYEEDIMVVLVSSGSAIAGKEILGEIKIEDASKRRQVYSSVGQPRMMRHYYSIFHDYGMRCAQVLATKRDFSPGIHRENMINCYESLLSEGIIPIANEDDAVSVTMSMFSDNDELASLVAELIGAERLIILSDTDGLYTGHPEHDDSEKLNKVQIDENVEKYVQESDKGEGEGRGGMESKIKIAKGTAAKNIPTYIANGKREDVILDIMAGKPVGTKFTS, from the coding sequence ATGGATAAAAAGAGAAGAATTGTTGTAAAAGTTGGTACAAACGTAATGACCAATAAAGATAACAGAATATTAGGTCCGGTTTTAAAAAGCCTTGTAAGACAAATCGCTACCTTATACGAAGAAGATATTATGGTAGTGCTTGTTTCATCAGGATCTGCCATTGCCGGGAAAGAAATTCTTGGCGAAATTAAAATTGAGGATGCCAGTAAACGAAGACAGGTATACTCATCTGTAGGGCAACCTCGAATGATGCGTCATTATTATAGTATATTCCATGATTATGGGATGCGCTGTGCGCAGGTGCTGGCTACCAAAAGAGATTTTAGCCCGGGAATACACAGAGAGAATATGATCAATTGTTATGAATCATTACTCTCAGAAGGTATCATTCCAATTGCAAATGAAGATGATGCAGTTTCTGTGACTATGTCTATGTTCTCAGATAATGATGAACTCGCAAGTTTAGTTGCTGAATTGATCGGTGCCGAAAGACTGATCATATTGAGTGATACTGATGGTCTTTATACCGGACATCCGGAACATGACGATTCTGAAAAACTGAATAAAGTTCAGATAGATGAGAATGTTGAAAAATACGTTCAGGAATCTGATAAAGGTGAAGGCGAAGGCCGAGGCGGTATGGAGTCTAAAATTAAGATCGCTAAAGGAACCGCTGCCAAAAATATCCCTACTTATATTGCTAATGGTAAACGCGAAGATGTAATACTGGATATTATGGCTGGTAAGCCTGTTGGGACTAAGTTTACCTCATAA
- the proC gene encoding pyrroline-5-carboxylate reductase → MKTLVIGAGNMGLTYAEGMAQSAMLNRRNLMVFDKSADVIARLRDLDHFDVYESLEECLPKADMVFVAVKPYHCDALFEEMKSMVNKEQIFVSLMAGVTISKIQEGLGVKKVVRSMPNLPAQVGKGVTSYTASSEVSRVELLMVRNLLDTTGESIHVENENFIDASTGISGSGPAYVFYFMNSMLEAALKMGFSKNDSKVLVSQTFEGAVELFNQNDLSPDTWMDRVASKGGTTRAALDSMDDNNVKELIKDAAYAAFDRAVELGEGK, encoded by the coding sequence ATGAAGACATTAGTTATTGGAGCAGGAAATATGGGATTAACGTATGCCGAAGGAATGGCACAATCTGCAATGCTAAATAGAAGAAACCTTATGGTTTTTGATAAATCGGCAGATGTAATCGCTCGTTTACGGGATCTTGACCATTTTGACGTATACGAATCTTTAGAAGAATGCCTGCCCAAAGCAGATATGGTATTCGTAGCAGTAAAACCCTACCACTGCGATGCACTTTTTGAAGAAATGAAATCCATGGTTAATAAAGAGCAAATCTTTGTGTCTTTGATGGCCGGAGTCACTATTAGTAAAATCCAAGAGGGACTGGGAGTAAAAAAAGTGGTACGTTCAATGCCAAACCTACCCGCCCAGGTTGGAAAAGGTGTTACTTCTTATACAGCATCCAGCGAAGTTTCCAGAGTGGAGCTATTAATGGTGCGTAATTTACTGGATACGACCGGTGAATCCATACATGTTGAAAATGAGAATTTTATTGATGCTTCTACAGGTATATCTGGTAGTGGTCCTGCGTATGTATTTTATTTCATGAATTCTATGCTGGAAGCGGCACTTAAAATGGGATTCTCTAAGAATGATTCAAAAGTACTAGTTAGCCAGACATTTGAAGGTGCAGTTGAATTATTCAACCAGAACGATCTTTCTCCAGATACATGGATGGATCGCGTAGCTTCAAAAGGGGGAACCACAAGGGCTGCATTAGATTCTATGGACGATAATAATGTAAAAGAATTGATTAAAGATGCTGCTTACGCCGCGTTTGATCGTGCTGTAGAACTTGGAGAAGGAAAATAA
- a CDS encoding response regulator encodes MIKNKLNIVLVEDNKDDVFLIKRQINKIVSEPNIEVTDNLQDFRELLVNFAPDVVLSDYNLPKCTGLDIMETAKEYDSSIELIFITGTINDEELAANTILNGASGYILKKHMNILSEKLNPLLKKVVINMVSRDELRDRIRNNKITVNQIYNYLDKINSDNAEQRDNIQHIKQAITQFNLDNGDIK; translated from the coding sequence ATGATTAAAAACAAACTAAATATTGTACTTGTAGAAGATAACAAGGATGATGTTTTCCTTATAAAAAGACAGATCAATAAAATAGTTTCTGAACCTAATATCGAGGTTACAGATAATCTACAGGATTTTAGAGAGCTTTTGGTAAATTTTGCTCCAGACGTTGTTCTATCTGATTATAACTTACCTAAATGCACAGGCCTTGATATTATGGAGACCGCAAAAGAATACGACAGCAGCATTGAGCTCATATTTATTACCGGGACAATTAATGATGAAGAATTAGCGGCTAACACTATTTTGAACGGTGCATCCGGATATATTCTGAAAAAACACATGAATATCTTAAGTGAAAAATTGAATCCCCTGCTTAAGAAAGTTGTAATTAATATGGTTTCCCGGGATGAGTTACGGGACCGTATTAGGAATAATAAGATCACTGTGAACCAAATCTATAATTATCTGGATAAGATCAATTCAGATAATGCAGAACAGCGTGACAACATTCAACATATAAAGCAGGCAATAACCCAATTTAATTTGGATAATGGAGATATTAAATAA
- a CDS encoding chemotaxis protein CheB — MKSTKESSTVETINKNNSEQPRIVAVGASAGGLEALKDFFKNIPANDKNAYVIIQHLSPDFKSMMGELLIKHTNLPIVQIKDQMQVKSGHIYLIPPANNLILEDEILRLTEKPKNQTLNLPIDMFFESMARERKERAVGVILSGTGSDGTRGARAIKENDGMIMVQDPKDAKFDGMPKSAINTGLVDYILPVREMGSELRNFISSPPIFHFKDGDVQYDEIELNRILNYVDEKSGLDFREYKYATLARRVARRVNVCKCNNLKEYYDFLTSNKSEVEILYREFLIGVTRFFRDEMVWEVLRKDVFPKMIKEKQDGEILKVWDVACSTGEEAYSLAMYLHEEMELQGKDIEIKIFATDISQPHLDIAAKGIYPESIVADVSKDFLIKYFLSKSNGYQVCDRLRRSVIFSRHNIIKNPPFSNMDMVVCRNLLIYFQNSIQKKTLNMLHYALVEKGVLLLGTSESVHTHKENFREIDRKCKIYRNIKPSTRLKNGISHATNTGRSTTELLENKAQRERKVRNPSNPIRQKLQGELNETILEQFGGASVFVDSDYNILQAVGEFRKYANLPLNGFSINLLDMLDSELKYVVQSTFNKAYKNEDKVIYRDAVINQRDKKIGADIIIKPFKNYSLEGETNYVITFIEKELNLKDVEEVAKVSPSSQTKEYVQNLEIELKQTKEDLQTSLEEIETSNEELQAANEELLASNEELQSTNEELQSVNEEINTVNAENIQKVDDLAALNDDMHNLLKSTDIGVIFLDSDLKIRKFTPPIKKHFSLINGDIGRPIDNFTNSFGLTRKQSFLDRCKKVLDTGKVLEKPIVSREGRNYLQRISPYMESENEISGVVISFIDVETIQKSKEKLMASEKRFKSFYEDDPVLHISVDPKSSEIVQCNKKAVQKLGYDSKEDLFGKSILELFDKDSQLNTVKLQSSIKKSGELVNIEQNMITRKGRVLPVILNATAEKDENNNLKTIRYTCVDISALQKAQEQLKEQKNDLERANRDLEQFVSICSHDLQEPLATIKFGSDVLGKMYASKLDEKGENYIKYIKNASDRLSAQIRALLEHSRIGKNGKKSLVNTKEIVEVVKYDLGKSIRDSNAKIHTGALPEVKGFEVELRLLFQNLISNAIKYVPKDRAPEIRISAYKEDKFWVFSIVDNGLGISKEDQRNIFTIFNRVPGNEDTEGTGVGLAHVEKIVLLHEGTIWVDSQEGVGSTFYFKLKA, encoded by the coding sequence ATGAAAAGTACTAAAGAAAGTTCTACAGTAGAAACTATAAATAAAAATAATAGTGAGCAGCCCAGGATTGTTGCAGTAGGGGCGAGCGCCGGGGGGCTGGAAGCTTTAAAAGACTTTTTTAAGAATATTCCTGCAAACGATAAAAATGCCTATGTAATTATTCAGCACTTATCTCCAGATTTTAAGAGCATGATGGGTGAGCTTCTTATAAAGCATACAAATTTGCCAATCGTACAAATTAAAGATCAAATGCAGGTGAAATCTGGGCATATTTATCTTATACCACCAGCTAATAACCTTATTCTTGAAGATGAAATTCTAAGGTTAACAGAAAAGCCCAAGAATCAAACCCTCAACCTGCCAATAGATATGTTCTTTGAATCAATGGCGAGAGAACGAAAAGAAAGAGCGGTGGGTGTAATTTTAAGTGGAACAGGGAGCGATGGCACCAGAGGAGCCAGAGCTATTAAGGAAAATGACGGAATGATCATGGTGCAGGATCCCAAAGATGCAAAATTTGATGGGATGCCCAAAAGTGCCATAAATACCGGGCTTGTAGATTATATACTTCCTGTACGCGAAATGGGGTCTGAGTTGCGTAATTTTATCTCAAGTCCCCCGATATTTCACTTTAAAGATGGAGATGTTCAATATGACGAAATTGAATTAAACAGGATCCTTAATTATGTAGATGAAAAATCTGGACTCGACTTTAGAGAATATAAATATGCTACGCTAGCTCGTAGAGTAGCGAGAAGGGTAAATGTATGTAAGTGTAACAATTTAAAGGAATACTATGATTTTCTAACCAGCAATAAAAGTGAAGTGGAGATTCTCTATAGAGAATTTCTAATTGGCGTGACAAGGTTTTTCCGCGATGAGATGGTATGGGAAGTTTTAAGAAAAGATGTTTTCCCTAAAATGATTAAGGAAAAGCAAGATGGAGAGATTCTAAAGGTCTGGGATGTTGCTTGTAGTACGGGAGAAGAAGCTTATTCTTTAGCTATGTATCTTCATGAGGAAATGGAACTACAAGGCAAGGACATTGAAATTAAAATTTTTGCTACAGATATTTCTCAACCCCATCTGGATATTGCCGCTAAAGGAATTTATCCTGAAAGTATCGTTGCAGATGTTTCTAAAGATTTTTTAATAAAATATTTTCTAAGCAAATCTAATGGATATCAGGTATGTGATAGACTTAGAAGGTCGGTTATCTTTTCAAGACATAATATCATCAAAAATCCACCATTTAGCAATATGGATATGGTGGTGTGTAGAAACCTTTTGATCTATTTTCAAAACAGCATCCAGAAGAAAACACTTAATATGTTACACTATGCATTAGTTGAAAAGGGTGTGCTGTTGCTTGGTACCAGTGAAAGTGTACATACACATAAGGAAAATTTTAGGGAGATAGATCGCAAATGTAAGATCTACAGAAATATTAAACCCAGTACCCGCTTAAAGAATGGTATATCCCACGCGACCAATACAGGAAGATCAACTACAGAATTACTGGAAAATAAGGCACAGAGAGAGCGAAAAGTTAGGAATCCATCCAATCCTATTCGTCAAAAACTTCAGGGAGAATTAAATGAGACCATTCTGGAGCAGTTTGGTGGAGCTTCTGTCTTTGTAGATTCAGATTATAATATTCTTCAGGCCGTGGGAGAATTTAGAAAATACGCGAATCTTCCCTTGAATGGATTTTCTATCAATTTATTGGATATGCTGGATTCTGAACTCAAATATGTGGTTCAGTCTACCTTTAATAAAGCTTATAAGAACGAGGATAAGGTAATTTATAGGGATGCGGTAATTAACCAGCGAGATAAAAAGATTGGTGCAGATATCATTATAAAACCTTTCAAAAATTATAGTCTAGAGGGAGAAACTAATTATGTGATCACTTTTATTGAGAAAGAACTGAATCTAAAAGATGTAGAAGAGGTGGCAAAAGTGAGTCCTTCCAGTCAAACTAAAGAATACGTTCAAAACCTGGAGATCGAATTAAAACAAACCAAGGAAGATCTCCAAACTTCGTTAGAAGAGATAGAAACCAGTAACGAGGAGCTACAGGCGGCCAATGAGGAACTTCTGGCTTCTAATGAAGAACTTCAAAGCACAAATGAAGAATTACAAAGTGTAAACGAAGAGATAAATACTGTAAATGCTGAGAATATCCAGAAAGTAGATGATCTGGCAGCATTAAACGACGATATGCATAACCTCCTCAAGAGTACAGATATTGGAGTTATATTTCTTGATTCAGATTTAAAAATAAGAAAGTTTACACCGCCCATTAAAAAGCATTTTAGTCTTATTAATGGTGATATTGGCAGACCTATCGATAATTTCACCAATAGCTTTGGGTTAACCAGGAAACAAAGTTTTTTAGATCGATGTAAGAAAGTATTAGATACCGGGAAAGTATTAGAAAAGCCTATCGTCTCCAGGGAAGGAAGAAATTACCTTCAAAGAATTTCCCCGTATATGGAATCTGAAAATGAGATTAGCGGGGTAGTGATCTCCTTTATAGATGTTGAAACCATACAGAAGTCTAAAGAAAAACTGATGGCTAGTGAAAAGCGTTTCAAGTCTTTTTACGAAGATGATCCGGTACTTCATATTAGCGTGGATCCAAAATCATCTGAGATCGTTCAGTGTAACAAAAAAGCTGTGCAAAAGTTAGGATATGATTCTAAGGAAGACCTTTTTGGAAAGTCTATTTTGGAACTATTTGATAAAGATTCCCAGCTTAATACAGTGAAACTACAATCAAGTATTAAAAAATCTGGTGAACTGGTAAATATAGAGCAGAATATGATCACTAGAAAAGGTAGAGTATTACCGGTGATCTTAAATGCTACCGCCGAGAAAGATGAAAACAACAACCTTAAAACTATTCGTTATACCTGTGTAGATATTTCTGCCTTACAAAAAGCTCAGGAACAGTTAAAAGAGCAAAAGAACGACCTGGAAAGAGCCAATAGAGACCTTGAACAGTTCGTATCTATATGTTCTCATGACCTCCAGGAACCTCTGGCTACTATAAAATTTGGTAGTGACGTACTTGGGAAGATGTACGCCAGTAAACTGGATGAGAAAGGGGAGAATTATATTAAATATATTAAGAACGCTTCAGACAGACTTTCTGCTCAAATCAGGGCATTGCTGGAACATTCAAGAATTGGAAAAAACGGAAAAAAATCTTTAGTCAATACTAAGGAGATCGTTGAGGTAGTAAAATATGATCTTGGAAAAAGCATCAGGGATTCTAATGCCAAAATTCATACAGGAGCGTTGCCGGAAGTAAAAGGATTTGAAGTGGAATTAAGACTCCTTTTTCAGAATCTTATAAGCAATGCTATAAAATATGTTCCTAAAGATCGAGCTCCAGAAATTAGAATCTCAGCATACAAAGAAGATAAATTCTGGGTTTTCTCTATTGTAGATAATGGTCTGGGAATTTCAAAAGAAGACCAGCGAAACATTTTCACCATTTTTAACAGAGTTCCCGGAAACGAAGATACAGAGGGGACAGGGGTTGGCCTTGCCCATGTAGAAAAAATTGTACTTCTTCATGAAGGAACTATTTGGGTAGATTCACAGGAAGGCGTAGGAAGTACCTTCTACTTTAAATTAAAGGCTTAA